In the genome of Plasmodium yoelii strain 17X genome assembly, chromosome: 14, one region contains:
- a CDS encoding PIR protein yields MVESSYNLKDLYNDIFKINDYFYDGGQGRLILDAAHGSFDKYCDYNRTSDSNKCLDYFEMASSGVFHLLKNYNKYGLGHDKLAEYAILFLSYKLNQSKKNTSKNLSDFYTNYIEKNKYYNEKINDDTTTYKDIIDKKINLLNIKEISKFNDPFGMLLSLYYLVHLKKLDCKKCSQNAEKFVQKIVELNEDSNNTVDSSYNKLLSTLSNDYKNLINKCPDFKSLSKIEPKKNPVEDPGKVSGPKFGETSEVTSSSSSITSKLIPVLLILGAIPIFFGIAYKYSLFGFDKLFQRQYIRKKLKKVKKKMKLNI; encoded by the exons ATGGTAGAGTCAAGTTATAATCTTAAGGATCTg tataatgatatttttaagaTCAATGACTATTTTTATGATGGGGGCCAAGGTCGATTAATACTTGATGCTGCACACGGATCATTCGACAAATATTGTGATTACAATAGGACCTCAGATAGTAATAAATGTCTTGATTATTTTGAAATGGCTAGTTCTGGTGTTTTTCATTtactaaaaaattataacaagTATGGTTTAGGACATGATAAACTTGCCGAATacgctattttatttttaagttataaactaaatcaaagtaaaaaaaatacatccAAAAATTTAAGTGATTTTTATACtaattatatagaaaaaaataagtattataatgagaaaataaatgatgataCTACGACTTATAAGGatattatagataaaaaaattaatttgttgAACATTAAAGAAATATCAAAATTTAATGATCCATTTGGTatgttattatcattgtATTATCTAGTTCATCTTAAAAAATTGGATTGCAAAAAATGTTCGCAAAATGCTGAAAAATTTGTTCAAAAAATTGTAGAACTTAATGAAGATTCTAATAATACAGTAGACagttcatataataaattgttatctacattatcaaatgattataaaaatttaataaataaatgccCCGATTTTAAATCACTTTCAAAAATAGAACCTAAAAAAAATCCTGTAGAAGATCCTGGAAAAGTTTCTGGACCAAAATTTGGGGAAACTTCTGAAgttacatcatcaagttcgtcgataacaagcaaattaattccagttTTATTGATACTTGGTGCAATACCGATTTTTTTTGGAAttgcttataag
- a CDS encoding fam-a protein, with protein sequence MNKFYIQIAFFLLIIPLYVNNKTLATELVPKKDAKSESKKSYPVNDNTKEIYQKNKHLLYTDIEETINACKFMNAALKQLEHHATSKGYKRCCANHSKNIVFYKKKHRDNTKIIKAEYIIYEPNKYNELLNKIWDPDNGLYLNKADIKKKIVRVYSPNLVMIQQRSRRWPWSRRKYFYALAAKFKISEKKTIIVMASANIIDHNRKNKKYFENKIIENANLFEAEIDSEDDIRNGKIKKTMINMVPLNKKVLLEKL encoded by the exons ATGAAtaagttttatattcaaattgctttttttcttttaatcaTACCCCTAtatgtgaataataaaaccCTTGCAACTGAGCTTGTTCCAAAAAAAGATGCAAAATCCGAATCAAAAAAATCGTATCCTGT caatgataatacaaaagaaatatatcaaaaaaacaaGCACCTATTATATACCGATATCGAAGAAACTATAAATGCGTGCAAATTTATGAATGCcgctttaaaacaattagaACATCATGCTACAAGTAAAGGTTATAAAAGGTGTTGTGCAAACCATTCTAAgaatatagttttttataaaaaaaaacatcgagataatacaaaaattataaaagctgaatatataatttatgagCCGAATAAG TATAATGAACTATTAAACAAGATATGGGATCCCGATAATGGCCTGTATTTAAATAAAGCCGATATTAAAA aaaaaattgtCCGTGTGTACAGTCCAAATTTAGTAATGATACAACAACGTTCCAGAAGATGGCCGTGGTCTCGccgtaaatatttttatgctttaGCTGCAAAATTTAAA atatcagaaaaaaaaactataattGTCATGGCTTCAGCAAATATAATTGACCACAAccgtaaaaataaaaaatattttgaaaacaaaataatagaaaatgcAAATTTATTCGAAGCTGAAATTGATTCTGAAGATGATATtagaaatggaaaaataaaaaaaac AATGATTAACATGGTTCCACTTAACAAAAAAGTATTATTGGAAAAGCTTTAG
- a CDS encoding fam-b protein, which translates to MRVSTLKYVLFSIIICSFEYGKNELYYVNERTICFERNIINFSNNRILADGDSQFNLHEFYESTSSVENQVNDHDNDDEKNISIRNTVDSHVKKNKKSKKSLYSKNVDKKRKNLIHGHHKEIEEIEETEKEIDNTNNNKLAIVPIENNSVSEEEDFEELENEGNIVVSEDYEINSSIEDELNDKLELNKMVNGLITKVVFLNMLVFALSVNEWIEIGLIIMSVALSFEIFYRFYQYLKLRFKVYKRSLKKKESPQKKTSNE; encoded by the exons ATGAGAGTCAGtactttaaaatatgttcttttttcaattattatttgttcttTTGAATATGGGAAAAAT GAATTATACTATGTAAATGAAAGAACCATCTGTTTTGAaaggaatataataaattttagtaataataggaTATTAGCAGATGGAGATAGCCAATTTAATTTACATGAATTTTATGAATCAACTTCGAGTGTTGAAAATCAAGTTAATGACCACGATAATGatgacgaaaaaaatatatctattcGAAATACTGTAGATTCACATGTAAAgaagaataaaaaaagtaagaAATCactttattcaaaaaatgtagataaaaaaaggaaaaatttAATTCATGGACATCACAAAGAAATAGAAGAAATAGAAGAAACAGAAAAAGAGAttgataatacaaataataataaattagcaATAGTACCgatagaaaataattctgTATCAGAAGAAGAAGACTTTGAAGAATTGGAAAATGAAGGAAATATCGTAGTGAGTGAGGATTATGAGATCAATTCAAGTATCGAAGACGAATTAAATGATAAACTAGAGTTAAACAAAATGGTCAACGGATTAATTACGAAGGTGGTGTTTTTGAATATGCTTGTTTTTGCGTTATCGGTAAACGAATGGATTGAAATTGGACTTATTATTATGAGTGTAGCCCTTtcatttgaaatattttatagatttTATCAATACCTTAAATTAcgttttaaagtatataaaagatccctcaaaaaaaaagaatccccccaaaaaaaaacatcaaatgaataa